The following coding sequences lie in one Oncorhynchus masou masou isolate Uvic2021 chromosome 20, UVic_Omas_1.1, whole genome shotgun sequence genomic window:
- the LOC135507245 gene encoding H/ACA ribonucleoprotein complex non-core subunit NAF1-like, whose protein sequence is MEPHTHTFPRTPTNTSPRTPPRTPLRTPQVLLMLQDGVCVRDQRDSSSSSSDSDSDSSSSGVTLAVVLGQADEDDDDDEGFSRARKPCSIKTLDEILPEELPAVEELTVVLPEEAEILPLGSVTSIIQQLVIIQSLKDTPPLKDDSVIFNSDRLAVGKVFEVFGPVSSPFYVLRFNSESDIAERGVKLKDSMFYAPSLTDYTLYILTEQLQRLKGSDASWKNDQEPPPEALDFSDDEAEQKMKRKKKKGNVQKSERERGQRADQQPDRDSVTRPQVSQRPLQQSRPPRRDNWGPPPRYEGAPYYTHQPHYPYPPPYQPQYFPLYPPPPPPHMSFPWSPPPSHPYHNLPFSHLPPPPPPPTGPYPPE, encoded by the exons atggaaccacacacacacaccttccccagGACCCCCACCAATACCTCTCCCAGGACCCCCCCCAGGACCCCTCTCAGGACCCCCCAGGTACTGCTGATGTTACAGGacggtgtgtgtgtcagggaccAGCGGGACAGCAGCAGCTCCTCCTCAGACAGTGATTCAGACTCCTCTTCCTCCGGTGTGACGCTGGCTGTTGTGTTAGGTCAGGcagatgaagatgatgatgacgaCGAAGGCTTCAGTCGGGCAAGGAAACCCTGTTCCATCAAAACCCTGGATGAGATCCTGCCTGAG gagttGCCTGCTGTCGAGGAGTTGACGGTTGTTCTACCAGAGGAGGCGGAGATACTGCCCCTAGGATCAGTCACCAGTATCATCCAACAGCTGG TGATCATTCAGTCATTGAAGGACACGCCCCCTCTGAAGGACGACAGCGTCATCTTCAACTCTGATAGGCTGGCCGTGGGCAAG gtatTTGAGGTGTTCGGGCCGGTCTCCAGTCCCTTCTATGTGTTGAGGTTTAACTCAGAGAGTGACATCGCAGAGAGAGGAGTGAAGCTGAAGGACTCCATGTTCTACGCCCCGTCTCTCACCGACTACACCCTCTATATCCTCACTGAGCAGCTACAACG gttgaAAGGCTCCGACGCCTCCTGGAAGAACGACCAGGAACCACCACCAGAG gcGTTAGACTTCAGTGATGACGAGGCAGAACAGAAGATgaaaaggaagaagaagaaggggaatgttcagaagagtgagagagaaagaggacagagagctgaccaacaaccag ATAGAGATTCCGTCACCAGACCACAGGTGTCCCAGAGGCCTTTGCAACAGAGTCGTCCACCCCGCCGTGACAACTGGGGTCCCCCACCCCGATACGAAGGGGCTCCGTACTACACACACCAGCCCCACTACCCCTACCCTCCCCCCTACCAGCCCCAGtacttccccctctatcctccccctcctcccccccacaTGTCCTTCCCCtggtcccctcccccctctcacccctaccacaacctccccttctctcacctcccccctcctcccccaccgcCCACTGGCCCCTATCCTCCTGAGTGA